From Rhodamnia argentea isolate NSW1041297 chromosome 10, ASM2092103v1, whole genome shotgun sequence, a single genomic window includes:
- the LOC125312698 gene encoding uncharacterized protein LOC125312698, with protein MEQEARNPGVTAPGEVRELRQVITQLVQEMRTLSQRNPNPAAPLDIPDLVDENPGAEIIEGVPIPIPGPVDLDPITTVISARLEEQARQRFAELEPEFKNKRDCEAIGDLSRFARIEFPEKFKVPDFAKYAGTGDPRAHLKHYVNKMGPYVNNIPLLTRTFQSSLEGAALRWYLDSNADKIERWEELAKLFVDHYQYNTEMAPTRDALSRTEKKRDETFRAFARRWRALAAEVRPPLEESELLDHFLKALPNEFYHKLVCSWCQNFPQLVAVGERIESGMHSGRIVEGASRRPMAKKEKEMEIAFVQNPPTVERLPAASSGSSTPYYKGYQNSQPGKMKSFTPLPTASSRLLPILLEKRLVAKEVARDPLPNYFGFDPSKSCIYHMGEKGHDVDNRFVLKLKIQNLLDRKILSFKNSEPNIQQNPLPAHPRNVGMVLEDEDPSSRKLRVNISRLYETPVIAGHYGAKDVTIHEK; from the coding sequence ATGGAACAAGAAGCACGGAACCCCGGTGTAACCGCACCGGGCGAAGTTCGTGAATTAAGACAGGTGATTACGCAGCTTGTTCAAGAAATGAGGACACTGTCGCAGCGCAATCCGAATCCAGCCGCACCGCTTGATATACCCGATTTGGTTGACGAGAACCCTGGAGCCGAAATCATTGAAGGGGTACCAATTCCTATTCCTGGACCCGTTGATCTCGATCCCATAACTACTGTTATCTCGGCCCGGTTAGAGGAACAAGCTAGACAAAGGTTTGCTGAGCTCGAACCGGAATTCAAAAACAAGCGCGATTGTGAAGCAATTGGGGATTTGTCTCGGTTTGCCAGAATCGAATTTCCAGAGAAGTTCAAAGTACCCGACTTCGCAAAATATGCTGGGACAGGCGATCCTAGAGCACACCTTAAGCACTATGTCAACAAAATGGGCCCATATGTCAACAACATCCCTTTGTTGACTCGGACTTTCCAAAGCAGCCTGGAAGGAGCAGCTCTTCGTTGGTACCTAGACTCGAATGcagataaaattgaaaggtgGGAAGAATTGGCTAAGTTGTTCGTAGATCATTACCAGTATAACACCGAAATGGCTCCAACACGTGATGCTCTATCACGAACGGAAAAGAAGAGGGATGAAACATTTCGGGCATTCGCCCGGAGATGGCGTGCGCTAGCGGCGGAAGTCCGCCCACCCCTTGAAGAAAGTGAATTGCTGGACCATTTCTTAAAGGCACTTCCTAACGAATTTTATCACAAGCTCGTTTGTTCATGGTGTCAAAACTTCCCACAACTAGTTGCGGTAGGCGAACGAATCGAGAGTGGTATGCATTCGGGGAGAATTGTGGAAGGGGCAAGCCGAAGGCCTATggcgaagaaggagaaagaaatggaaatcgCATTTGTGCAGAATCCTCCTACGGTGGAACGACTACCGGCGGCCTCGTCGGGTTCCTCGACCCCTTATTACAAGGGTTATCAAAATAGCCAGCCCGGAAAGATGAAGTCATTTACCCCACTCCCCACTGCCTCGTCTCGGCTCTTGCCAATATTGCTGGAAAAACGTCTTGTAGCCAAAGAAGTCGCCCGAGATCCTCTCCCGAATTATTTCGGATTTGACCCATCAAAGTcctgcatataccatatgggcgAGAAAGGGCATGACGTTGACAACCGCTTTGTCCTCAAGCTTAAGATCCAAAATCTGCTAgatagaaaaatactttcgtTTAAAAATTCTGAACCCAACATCCAGCAAAACCCCTTGCCAGCACATCCTCGAAATGTTGGGATGGtacttgaagatgaagatccTTCTAGCCGGAAGTTACGAGTAAACATTTCTCGATTATATGAAACCCCGGTGATAGCTGGACATTACGGTGCGAAAGATGTTACAATCCACGAGAAATGA
- the LOC115742725 gene encoding carboxylesterase 1-like, with translation MPNTMSTETAPSNLTVNPLEYLQVTLNPEGTLNRDCFIFPDTSATPDPTLPAGPVLSKDVPINPSHNTWARIFLPHHARSCSAEEKLPLIVYYHGGGFILGSPASNIFHEFCVALARELSTVVVSVKYRLAPEHRLPLAFDDAVEALHWVKNARDEWLTDHADLSTCYLMGSSAGGNLAFHAGLRASASQEDLEPLKIRGLILHHPFFGGTQRTPSELRLENDQMLPLAASDLMWELSLPLGVSRDHEYCNSAVYGGSKLSEGVDEMRSLGCRILITGCDGDPLIDRQVELAKLLKEKGAHVVSDFSEGGGGYHGIEFMEPDKIKPLIQTLQSFMSPTGTGQDQDVAGPPDGVSTQNVA, from the exons ATGCCTAACACCATGTCGACCGAAACTGCACCATCCAATCTCACCGTCAACCCTTTGGAATATCTCCAGGTCACCCTCAATCCCGAAGGCACCCTCAACCGCGACTGCTTCATCTTTCCAGACACCTCCGCCACACCCGATCCCACCCTGCCCGCCGGTCCAGTCCTCTCCAAGGACGTCCCAATCAACCCTTCCCACAACACTTGGGCCAGGATCTTCCTACCCCACCATGCACGGTCGTGCTCGGCGGAGGAGAAACTCCCCCTCATAGTTTACTACCATGGCGGGGGATTCATCCTGGGCAGCCCGGCCTCAAATATATTCCACGAGTTCTGCGTCGCTCTGGCCCGCGAACTCTCCACTGTTGTTGTGTCAGTGAAGTACCGCCTCGCCCCGGAGCACCGGCTCCCCTTGGCATTCGACGACGCGGTGGAGGCGCTGCACTGGGTTAAAAACGCCCGAGACGAGTGGCTCACGGACCATGCCGATCTCTCCACGTGCTATCTCATGGGCAGCAGCGCGGGCGGCAACCTGGCCTTCCATGCAGGGCTACGCGCATCCGCGTCGCAGGAAGACCTGGAGCCGTTGAAAATACGAGGACTGATACTTCACCATCCCTTCTTTGGAGGGACTCAACGGACGCCGTCGGAGCTGAGGCTGGAAAACGACCAGATGCTGCCGCTGGCGGCCAGCGATCTCATGTGGGAGCTGTCGCTACCGCTCGGGGTTAGCCGCGACCACGAGTACTGCAATTCAGCGGTATACGGTGGCTCCAAGCTGTCGGAAGGg GTGGATGAAATGAGGTCGCTGGGGTGTAGGATATTGATCACCGGCTGCGATGGAGATCCGCTGATTGACCGACAGGTGGAGCTGGCGAAATTGTTGAAAGAGAAGGGAGCACATGTGGTGAGTGATTTCAGTGAGGGTGGAGGTGGATATCACGGGATCGAGTTCATGGAACCAGACAAGATCAAGCCTCTGATCCAGACCTTACAGAGTTTCATGTCCCCGACAGGGACTGGTCAGGATCAGGACGTGGCCGGCCCACCGGATGGAGTCTCCACGCAAAATGTGGCCTGA